The Alphaproteobacteria bacterium genomic interval GTCCATGAAGAGCTGCTGGTGGTGGCCTCCGTAGCCAATGGCGAGATCGCGCTGCGCGCCCAGACGCAGCACAAGCCGGACGTGATCCTGCTGGACATCGAGATGCCGGTCATGGACGGTCTGACCGCCCTGCCGAAGCTGATGGCCGCCGACCCGTGGTGCTGTGTGATCATGGTATCCACCCTGACCCGGGAAAACGCGGTGGTTACCATGCAGGCGCTGAAAGACGGCGCCGCCGACTATCTGACCAAGCCGACCAGCGCCATCACCGCCGCAGAGTCCTTCCGCCGCGACCTTCTGGGCAAGATCATCGGTCTGGGCCAGGCGCACCGCGACCGGCGCCGCCAGGGCACCACTCTGCCGGCGGCGGCGACTGACGCCAGAGCACCGACCAACGCACCGGCGGCGACCCGGCCGCCCGGCTCCACCATCCCGGCCGCCACGCCCGCAACCAGGCCCACAACCGCGCCGCGGGCCAGCGCCGGCACCCATGTGCCGCTGCGCCACAGCAAGGCCATCCGCGCGCCGGCGGCGCTGGCGATCGGCTCTTCGACCGGTGGGCCGCAGGCCCTCATTGCCGTATTCGAAGCCCTGGAGGTCAGCCGCCAGCAGCCGATCTTCATCACCCAGCACATGCCGCCGACCTTCACCGCCATCCTCGCCGAGCAGCTCACCAACCACGGCAAATGGGCTTGCCACGAGGGGGCCGACGGCATGGCCGTCGAACCCGGCCACGCCTATATCGCCCCCGGCGACTATCACATGACCGTGCAGGACAAGGACGGGCACAAAGTCATCCGCCTCAATCAGGATGCCGCCGAAAACTATTGCCGGCCCAGCGTCGATGTGATGCTGCGGTCCATTACCAAGGCCTATGCCGGCAGCGTCGTCGCCGTCATCCTGACCGGCATGGGTCAGGACGGTCTGGCCGGCGGTCGCCATCTGGTCGACGCCGGCGGTCATGTGGTCGCCCAGGACGAAGCCAGCAGCGTCGTCTGGGGCATGCCCGGCGCCGTCGCCACGGCGGGCATCTGCGACGCCATTCTGCCGCTTGCGGACGTCGCCGGCTATATCAACCGTCTGGTCGCGGGGGCACCGTCATGAGCGAAGGTGATGCGGCGCTCATCTATCTCGGCGAATTCGTCAAGCAGCGGGCCGGGCTGATCATAGGTCTGGACAAGACCTATCTGTGGCAGAGCCGCCTGCGCGGTCTGATGCAGCGATTTGCCCTTGCCGACTTTGACGCCCTGGCGGCCAGGCTGCGCGGCGGCGACCCGGCGCTGGCGACCGCCGTTGTTGAATCCATGACCACCCACGAGACCCTGTTCTTTCGCGACATGGGACCGTTCAACCACTTCCGGAAGGTCGGCCTGCCACACTTTTCCGAGACGCGCAGTCATGTGCGGACCCTGCGCATCTGGAGCGCCGCCTGCTCGTCCGGTCAGGAACCCTACTCCCTGGCCATGATCCTGTTGGAAGAGCAGGCAAAGCTGACCGGCTGGCGGTTTG includes:
- a CDS encoding chemotaxis response regulator protein-glutamate methylesterase; amino-acid sequence: MTQPQVRAGAPAATQRHSPLRVMVVDDSAVVRGILVRTLEVHEELLVVASVANGEIALRAQTQHKPDVILLDIEMPVMDGLTALPKLMAADPWCCVIMVSTLTRENAVVTMQALKDGAADYLTKPTSAITAAESFRRDLLGKIIGLGQAHRDRRRQGTTLPAAATDARAPTNAPAATRPPGSTIPAATPATRPTTAPRASAGTHVPLRHSKAIRAPAALAIGSSTGGPQALIAVFEALEVSRQQPIFITQHMPPTFTAILAEQLTNHGKWACHEGADGMAVEPGHAYIAPGDYHMTVQDKDGHKVIRLNQDAAENYCRPSVDVMLRSITKAYAGSVVAVILTGMGQDGLAGGRHLVDAGGHVVAQDEASSVVWGMPGAVATAGICDAILPLADVAGYINRLVAGAPS